CGAGAATGTCCACGCCGCCTCGCTGCTTCAACGCACGGAGCACCGTGGCGAATTGCGCTTCCGTCAGAATTCCGGTCACGGTCGTCACCGCGGCGTTCGTTCTGGGCTCCAGGTTTTCGCTTCCTTGGATGAGAGCCGGGACGGGAATTCTAATCACTTGTCCCTCCTGGATGCGATCGGAGTCCAAATCGGGGTTGAGATCCTTGACTTGTTCTTGCGAAATCCGTCCGCGGCCTTGCCTCGCGAATTCCTCGTCGTAGGCCGCGATAATTTTGAACAGAGTATCCCCTTTCTGGACCTTGTAATCGACGGCCACGCTGATCGGCGAACGCGCTGACGACGGTGCCGTCAAACCGGGCAACCTGTGTCCAAGAAACCAGTCGAATCCCAACGCCCTGGAATCGGCGTCGGATAGCTCGACCCACTTCACATCGATCTGAATTTGCGGCGGCGCGTGGTTGAGGACCTGTAGCGCTTGCTCGATGATGTCGATGTCCTCCAGCGTGGCGCGCACGAACAGAACTCCGGTGCGGTCATTGAAGAAAACGGCCTTTCGCGCATTCGCCAGGTCCTGGGAGGGAAGCGTCACCGACGGACTCGAACTTCCAGGAAATCCGCCGCCTTGCCCAGTCGTCGTTGGCAGATCGACACCCGCCAGACGGAAGAATGACTGCACCGTCTCGTTGTGATTCGTGGGCACAACGACGCCGCCCACGAAGTCTCCCATGGCCTGGCACATCATCTTGAGGAACGTGCTCGGATCGACTCGAAACGTCCGCGTGAACAGTTGCGGCGGGCCGGGCGCACGTTGCGTGATCACCACGGCGTAATCTTCGATGGCGTATTGTAGCGGCTTGTCCGTGACTTTGGTGATGGCGTCGAGCACGTGGGGCAGCTTCACGCTTCACATTACGCAGCGGCGGGTCGATTCGGATCATCACCTTGTTGAGATCGATGGGATCTGGCGCGGACGGACGCGCGGAAGGCTGCCCGGTCACCGGATCGTAAACCACGCCTGGCCCAGCGTCCGTCGGAGGAGTAAGCAGAAAAGAGTTGATGAGGAAATTGAGGCCGGGAGGCGACAACTTCCGCGCCCGTTGGCTCAAA
This genomic window from Verrucomicrobiota bacterium contains:
- a CDS encoding LysM peptidoglycan-binding domain-containing protein yields the protein MKLPHVLDAITKVTDKPLQYAIEDYAVVITQRAPGPPQLFTRTFRVDPSTFLKMMCQAMGDFVGGVVVPTNHNETVQSFFRLAGVDLPTTTGQGGGFPGSSSPSVTLPSQDLANARKAVFFNDRTGVLFVRATLEDIDIIEQALQVLNHAPPQIQIDVKWVELSDADSRALGFDWFLGHRLPGLTAPSSARSPISVAVDYKVQKGDTLFKIIAAYDEEFARQGRGRISQEQVKDLNPDLDSDRIQEGQVIRIPVPALIQGSENLEPRTNAAVTTVTGILTEAQFATVLRALKQRGGVDILAAPKVTTLSGRKAKIEVTQPKTVVNELAKSTGKPDDPKAGVYRTEAVSVGPSVEITPHVLADGRSIQIEIDARMVEFLGYDDPGPPNAASDRQPATAVAPLPRFRVRKATGTASFWDGQTVVMSGFVARETRHPQREVPVLGDIPLLGRLFRSELQSRTNKNLILFVTPTIIDPAGNRVHPMDKPTN